The nucleotide sequence cttgcagataggatgtcaaaacattgtttcctcgacgattttcttgaggaaaggttgtatgtcatacaaccggaaggtttttgtcaatcctgaaagatgctaataagtatgcaaagctccagcaatccttctaaggactggagtaagcatctcggagttggaatgtatgctttgatgagatgatcaaagattttgggtttatacaaagtttatgagaaacttgtatttccaaagaagtgagtgggagcactatggaatttctgatgagtacatattgtggatcagaaatgacaTGGAATTTCTGgtaagcatatagggttatttgaaaagtgtttttcaatggaaagcctggattaagctacttgaacattgagcgtcaagatctataaggatagatcaaaacgcttaatggtactttcaaatgagcacataccttgacatgatcttgaaggtgttcaagatggatcagtcaaagaaggagttcttgcctgagttgtaaggtatgaagttaagacttaaagctcgaccacggcagaatagagagaaaggacgaaggtcgtcccctatgcttaagacataggccctacagtatgctatgctgtgtaccgcacctgaaatttgccttgccatgagtcagtcaaggggtacaagagtgatccaagaatggatcacaagacagtggacaaagttatccttagtaactagtggactaaggaattttctcgattatggaggtggtaaaagagttcgtcgtaaagggttacgccgatgcaaactttgacactaatccagattattctgagtagtaaactggattcgtatagtagaacagttatttggaatagctccaattgtagcgtagtagttgcatctacaagatgacatagaaatttgcgaagtacatacggatctgaaagattcagacccgttgactataacatctctcacaagcataacatgatcaaacccagaactcatcgagtgttaatcacatggtaatgtgaactagattattgactctagtaaactctttgggtgttagtcacatggggatgtgaccttgagtgttaatcacatatcgatgtgaactggattattgactctagtgcaagtgggagaatgttggaaatatgccctagaggcaataataaattagttattattatatttccttgttcatgataatcgtttattatacatgctagaattgtattgataggaaacgcagatacatgtgtggatacatagacaacaccatgtccctagtaagcctctagttgactagcttgttgatcaatagatggtcacggtttcctgaccatggacattggatgtcgttgataacaggatcacatcattaggagaatgatgtgatggacaaagacccaatcctaagcctagcacaagatcatgtagttcatatgctaaagcttttctaatgtcaagtatcatttccttagaccatgagattgtgcaactcccggataccgtaggagtgctttgggtgtgccaaacgtcacaacgtaactgggtggctataaaggtacactacaggtatctccgaaagtgtctgttgggttggcacgaatcgagactgggatttgtcactccgtgtaaacagagaggtatctctgggcccactcggtaggacatcatcataatgtgcacaatgtgatcaaggagttgatcacgggatgatgtgttacgaaacaagtaaagagacttgccggtaacgagattgaacaaggtatcgggataccgacgatcgaatctcgggcaagtatcataccgctagacaaagggaattgtatacgggattgattaagtccttgacatcgtggttcatccgatgagatcatcgtggaacatgtgggagccaacatgggtatccagatcccgctgttggttattgaccggagagtcatctcggtcatgtctgcatgtctcccgaacccgtagggtctacacacttaaggttcggtgacgctagggttatagagatattagtatgcggtaacccgaaagttgttcggagtcccggatgagatcccggacgtaacgtggagttccggaatggtccggaggtaaagaattatatataggaagtgctatttcgggcatcgggacaagtttcggggtcaccggtattgtaccgggaccaccggaagggtcccgggggtccaccgggtggggccacctgccccgggggggccacatgggctgtagggggtgcgccttggcctacatgggccaagggcaccagcccctagaggcccatgctccaaagggacaagaggaggggagagtcctaaagggggaaggcacctccgaggtgccttggggaggatggactcctcccccccttggccgcacccttccttggaggaaggggcaaggctgcgccctccccctctcccttggccctatatatagtgggggggagggagggcaacctaacccaagccctggcgcctccctctccctcccatgacacatctccctcctcccacagcgcttggcgaagccctgttggaatcccgctacttccaccaccacgccgtcgtgctgctggatctccatcaacctctcctccccccttgctggatcaagaaggaggagacgtcgctgctccttacgtgtgttgaacgcggaggtgtcgtccgttcggcgctaggatcatcagtgatttggatcacgacgagtacgactccatcaaccccgttctcttgaacgcttccgcgcgcgatctacaagggtatgtagatccactcctccctcgttgctagatgactccatagatagatcttggtgacacgtaggaaaattttgaatttatgctacgttacccaacatcttgaccatatcacatcacaacataccctgcaaaaacaagttagatgtcctctactttgttgttgcaagttttacgtggctgctatgggcttctagcaagaaatgttcttacctatgcatcaaaaccacaacgattcttcgtcaagtgtgttgttttaaccttcaacaaggaccgggcgtagtcacactcaattcaactaaagctggagaaacagacacccactagccacctgtgtgcgaatcacgtcggtagaaccagtctcatgaacgcggtcatgtaatgtcggtctgggccgcttcatcccacaataccgtcgaatcaaagtatgacatgttggtaagcagtatgactattatcgcccacaactctttgtgttctactcgtgcatataacatctatgcatagacctagctcggatgccactgttgtggaacacagtatttcaaaaaaaattcctacgatcacgaaagatctatctaggagatgcatagcaacgagaagggagagtgtgtctacgtaccctcgtagaccgaaagcggaagcgtttagtaacgcggttgatgtagtcgaacgtcttcgcgatccaaccgatcaagtaccgaacacacgacacctccgtgatctgcacacgttcagctcggtgatgtccctcgtactcttgatccagctgaggccaagaGTAAGTTCCGTCATcatgacggcgtgttgacggtgatgatgaagttacaggcgcagggcttcgcctaagcactacgacgatatgtccgaggtgtgtaactgttgtggggggcaccgcacactactaAGACAATTGTATGTcatgtctttggggtgcccctgcccttgtatataaaggagggaaggaggaggaaggctggCCACAAGGGACGcgcccaaaggggggattcctactcctagtaggagtaggtttcccccttttctagtctaagtaggagaagaagggaggAGAGGAGACGGAGAAGGAAAGAGGCGGGTGCCACCCCctctctagtccaattcggaccagcccatggggggcgtgcggcctccccttgtggcccttctctcctttccactaaggcccatgaaggcccaatacttcccccggtgaatccccgtaactcttcggtactccgaaaaatacctgaaccactcagaacatttccgatatccgaatatagccttccaatatatcgatctttacgtctcaaccatttcgagactcctcgtcatgtccgtgatctcatccgggactccaaacaaacttcggtcatcaaatcacataactcataatacaaatcgtcatcaaacgttaagcgtgcggaccctacgggttcgagaactatgtagatatgactgagacacatctccggtcaataaccaatagcggaacctggatgctcatattggctcctacatattctacgaagatctttatcggtcaaaccacgtaacaatatacgttgttccctttgtcatcgatatgttacttgcccgagattcgatcgtcggtatcatcatacctagttcaatctcatcaccggcaagtctctttactcgttccataatgcatcaccccgcaactaactcattactcacattgcttgcaaggcttacagtgatgtgcattaccgagagggtccagagatacctctccgacaatcggtgtgacaaatccttatctcgatctatgccaactcaacaaacaccatcggagacacctgtagagcatctttataatcacccagttacgttgtgacgtttgatagcacactaagtgttcctccggtattcgggagttgcataatctcatagtcataggaacatgtataagtcatgaagaaagcaatagcaataaactaaacgatcatagtgctaagctaacggatgggtttagtccatcacatcattctctaatgatgtgatcccgttcatcaaatgacaacacatgtccaaggctaggaaacttaaccatctttgattaacgagctagtcaagtagaagcatactagggacactctgtttgtctatgtattcacacatgtactaagtttccggttaatacaattctaacatgaatactaaacatttatcatgatataaggaaatataaataacaactttattattgcctctagggcatatttccttcaccccttcCCCTCCTTTAGTCTACGGGTGAAAACCTAGGCCTTTGGCCGGCCGGTGGCGGCGCACTGGCGTCGTGGTCCTCCTTGGAAGCGCTGCCTTGGGGTAGACTTGGGGTTGGGGTGCTGCCATCTGTGGGTTGGTGGTGGCTGCGGTGCAATGCATCCTCGGATGTTCGGCGATGGTGGAGACGGGGGATGTGTGCCTTTGTTACCCTTTGACGGCTGCTGGTCTGCTGCCCTGTTGTATCCGTGCTTGTCGGCCTATGAGCGGCATCCTTGTGTTGGATGTAGGGGAGATGGTCTCCCCTCCGGCATTGGCATGACTAGGTTGTGGCAAAGCTAATGGTTTCTCCTTGCAAGGCTCGATCCTCTTCATCACTGCTTGTTGGCGGTCCACGGAGTCCTCTGTTCCCGTTGTTCTGGTCGGCGTTGTGCTCTCCGACAACATGGTTTTGTTTCCCCTTGTGTTGGCAGTTTCGCTCTTTGTCCGGCTTCTATAGTTTCGGCCTTGGGCGATCTATGTCTATAATTTTTCAGTCTTCTTTTTCTTATGCGCAGCCGTTGTAATAATCTGCACTTTGTATCCTAGCTGGTTGATGGTTTTATCAATTTAAAGTTGGGCTAATTGCATTTCATCAAAAAAAACTTGGATAGGAACACACCACTTATTACATTATAATCGACTACACACGCATCTTGCGTGGATCGCACCATTATTTGTTTGTACTAGGCGAGGTCTATCGCCACGCCATTGTTACAGTATTTAGAGAGTCTTTATTATTGCATGTCTTCTCGTATCCTATAGCCGATTGACTATGCGAACGGCCTCTGGTTATAGCAGTCCAGGTTGTCGCCGTAGCTGACACCGAGGAGGTCACAGTAGCGCTTGTAGAACCCGATCCGGTCAGCGACACGGGCGTCCTGCCCGCGCCCGCACTCGAGCCCACCGTTGATGATGTTGGTGATCACGCCGTACCCAGGCACCCTCCCCGCCGCCTGGTCGGTGCCCGAGGGGCTCCACCGGCCCGTGATCACGTCATGGCTTGAGGGTTTGGGTGACTGCGGCGTCATCCAGAACCACAACGCCGTCTTAAACGATACGGTCGCGTCCGTGGCCACGAGGTCCGGGTTGTTAAGTAGGTCGGTGCCGATGGCCTGCCCCGCCGGCCCGTAGTTGTAGTTGTGCGAGATCTGGATGGGCCCGCGCCCGAAGTACTTCTTGCCCGGCGCGCATGGCCACTGCGAGCTCGGCGTGCAGTAGTCGGAGGTGGCGCCGCGCTCCTGGTTGAAGCAGTAGCCCCAGGAGTAGGGGCCGTCGGGCGCCGTCGGCCACC is from Triticum aestivum cultivar Chinese Spring chromosome 3A, IWGSC CS RefSeq v2.1, whole genome shotgun sequence and encodes:
- the LOC123061816 gene encoding basic endochitinase A; this translates as MRGVVVVAMLAAAFAVSAHAEQCGSQAGGATCPNCLCCSKFGFCGSTSDYCGNGCQSQCNGCGTPVPVPTPSGGGGVSSIISQSLFDQMLLHRNDAACQAKGFYNYGAFVAAANSFSGFATTGGTDVRKREVAAFLAQTSHETTGGWPTAPDGPYSWGYCFNQERGATSDYCTPSSQWPCAPGKKYFGRGPIQISHNYNYGPAGQAIGTDLLNNPDLVATDATVSFKTALWFWMTPQSPKPSSHDVITGRWSPSGTDQAAGRVPGYGVITNIINGGLECGRGQDARVADRIGFYKRYCDLLGVSYGDNLDCYNQRPFA